The following proteins are encoded in a genomic region of Oncorhynchus keta strain PuntledgeMale-10-30-2019 chromosome 8, Oket_V2, whole genome shotgun sequence:
- the LOC118370432 gene encoding fos-related antigen 2-like codes for MHLNHSADHETTLRGGKRSQLELSSDAINSWASSKSQQYPVKMQLPSSSFIPTINAITSSQELQWMIQPAILASKPDHCLPSHPYQPLDISSSLGPGSHTRLGVIRTVGNTHGRSRRSDQLNPAEEERRRLRRERNKLAAAKCRNHRKELTDQLQGETDELEREQACLKTQVERLQEEREKLERMLVSHAPVCLLGCDGHPQAQPLPPPAPTMYPTATSPLAKPLSPPPAIKQEPQEEMLFSFHHHEHCAIKPTYRHVEEYCPSVDSFTIPSMVSCSPARLVDLSCPMLSHHHPSQSGQDRSFQEENLPNNLLSKPLPGSDMSLEDGLLGPRFSPNLLTL; via the exons ATGCATCTGAACCACTCCGCGGACCACGAGACCACTCTCCGTGGCGGGAAAAGGAGTCAGCTCGAGCTCTCCTCCGACGCCATCAATAGTTGGGCATCCTCAAAATCCCAACAG TATCCTGTCAAAATGCAGCTACCCAGCAGTTCCTTCATCCCCACCATCAATGCCATCACGTCCAGTCAGGAGCTGCAGTGGATGATCCAGCCAGCCATTCTAGCCTCCAAGCCTGACCACTGCCTACCCTCTCACCCCTACCAGCCCCTGGACATCAGCAGTAGCCTGGGGCCTGGGAGCCACACAAGGCTCGGGGTAATACGGACAGTGGGCAACACGCATGGAAGGAGCAGGCGTAGTGATCAG TTGAACCcagctgaagaggagaggagaaggttgAGGAGAGAAAGGAACAAGCTGGCTGCTGCCAAGTGTCGAAACCACAGGAAGGAGCTGACCGACCAACTGCAAGGA GAGACTGATGAACTGGAGAGAGAGCAGGCCTGCTTGAAGACCCAGGTTGAGAGGctccaggaggagagagagaagctggaGCGCATGCTAGTGTCACATGCCCCAGTGTGTTTACTGGGCTGTGATGGCCATCCCCAGGCCCAGCCACTGCCCCCTCCTGCCCCAACCATGTACCCCACAGCCACCTCCCCCCTGGCCAAACCCCTGAGCCCCCCTCCCGCGATAAAGCAGGAGCCTCAGGAGGAGATGCTGTTCTCCTTTCACCACCATGAACACTGCGCCATCAAACCCACCTATCGCCATGTAGAAGAGTACTGTCCCAGTGTCGACAGCTTCACCATCCCATCCATGGTGAGCTGCAGCCCAGCCCGTTTGGTGGATCTATCCTGTCCCATGctgtctcaccatcaccccagCCAGAGTGGGCAGGATAGGTCATTCCAGGAAGAGAACCTGCCCAACAACTTGCTCTCCAAGCCTCTCCCTGGTAGTGACATGAGTCTTGAGGATGGACTACTGGGACCACGATTCTCCCCCAACTTGTTGACTCTGTAG